In one Lolium rigidum isolate FL_2022 chromosome 3, APGP_CSIRO_Lrig_0.1, whole genome shotgun sequence genomic region, the following are encoded:
- the LOC124695731 gene encoding patatin-like protein 1, with amino-acid sequence MAASYACRRPCESCSTRAMAGSVVGQPVAPGQRVTILTIDGGGIRGLIPGTILAFLEARLQELDGPDVRLADYFDCIAGTSTGGLITAMITAPGKHRRPLFAAKDINRFYLENGPYIFPQRRSALAAVIASLRRPRYSGKYLRRKIRDMLGDTRICDTLTDVVIPTFDVKLLQPIIFSTYDARSMPLKNALLADVCISTSAAPTYLPAYYFQTADDNGKTREYNLIDGGVAANNPTMVTMTQITKKMICKDKEELYPVKPSDCGKFLVLSIGTGSTSDQGLYTAEQCSRWGIIRWLRNKGMAPIIDIFMAASSDLVDIHAAVLFQSLHSDGNYLRIQDNSLRGPAATVDAATPENMRELVRIGERMLAQRVSRVNVETGRYEEVQGAGSNADALAGFARQLSEERKTRFGRRRRSTMRGASCSRSSC; translated from the exons ATGGCGGCGAGCTACGCGTGCCGGCGTCCCTGCGAGTCTTGTAGCACGAGGGCGATGGCGGGAAGTGTCGTCGGCCAGCCGGTGGCGCCGGGGCAGAGGGTGACGATCCTCACCATTGACGGTGGCGGCATCCGGGGCCTCATCCCAGGCACCATCCTTGCCTTCCTCGAAGCCAGGCTGCAGGAGCTGGACGGGCCGGACGTGCGCCTGGCGGACTACTTCGACTGCATCGCTGGGACGAGCACCGGCGGGCTCATCACCGCCATGATCACCGCGCCCGGCAAGCACAGGCGCCCGCTCTTCGCCGCCAAGGACATCAACCGCTTCTACCTCGAGAACGGCCCATACATTTTCCCCCAAAG GAGGAGCGCGCTCGCGGCTGTGATCGCGTCGCTGCGGCGGCCGCGGTACAGCGGCAAGTACCTGCGCCGCAAGATCAGGGACATGTTGGGTGACACGAGGATCTGCGACACGCTCACCGACGTCGTCATCCCCACCTTCGATGTCAAGCTCCTCcagcccatcatcttctccacatatGAC GCCAGGAGCATGCCACTGAAGAACGCGCTGCTAGCCGATGTCTGCATCAGCACATCCGCCGCTCCGACCTACCTCCCCGCCTACTACTTCCAGACCGCAGACGACAACGGCAAGACGCGCGAGTACAACCTCATCGACGGCGGTGTCGCGGCCAACAATCCG ACGATGGTTACGATGACGCAGATCACCAAGAAGATGATttgcaaggacaaggaggagctgTACCCGGTGAAGCCGTCGGACTGCGGCAAGTTCCTCGTGCTGTCCATCGGGACGGGGTCGACGTCCGACCAGGGGCTGTACACGGCGGAGCAGTGCTCCCGGTGGGGCATCATCCGGTGGCTACGCAACAAGGGCATGGCACCCATCATCGACATCTTCATGGCGGCCAGCTCGGACCTCGTGGACATCCACGCCGCCGTGCTCTTCCAGTCGCTGCACAGCGACGGCAACTACCTCCGCATCCAGGACAACTCGCTCCGGGGTCCGGCGGCCACGGTGGACGCCGCGACGCCCGAGAACATGAGGGAGCTCGTCAGGATCGGCGAGCGGATGCTGGCTCAGCGTGTGTCGAGGGTGAACGTGGAGACGGGGAGGTACGAGGAGGTGCAGGGTGCCGGGAGCAACGCCGACGCGCTTGCCGGGTTCGCCAGGCAGCTCTCCGAAGAGAGGAAGACCAGGTTCGGGCGCCGGCGCAGGAGTACCATGCGTGGGGCTAGCTGTTCGAGATCCAGCTGCTGA